Sequence from the Cucumis sativus cultivar 9930 chromosome 1, Cucumber_9930_V3, whole genome shotgun sequence genome:
CCCCTTTTATCACAATCAAAAGTAGACTTCAGTTGCATTCCTAATCCCATGTATAAGtgaacaaaatttcttttatcataaTGAATGGCCCATCCACCGAAATCCTTTTTTGGAGTAATGTGAATAGAAATTTGCATATAGGTAGGAATAAGTGACCATTAATTCCCTACTCCACAACTCAACTTTATGTTATCACCCGTCCCTTGGTGGATGTGTAAGTTTGAGATAGAGATAGCTTTGAATCATGTGataatttattctctcaaTAGTGGAGCTTTCataagataaatttgaaaatgttgtaCAAGTCCTACACGTCAAATGTGTTGAACAGTCATTttctaacaaaaagaaatttttttttagcgGTGGTAgcaagtaaaaacaaaataatttgttttctattcACACAATTTTTCTAAAGGCATTAGTTTCTAAGGTGGTCTTAAATAAAGGTTTTAAAGTCTGTTTCACACATctgaatattttgtttatctaCAAATATTTGACTGCATTATTCTGTCTGATATTTTCCTTCGTTAAAGTGTGACCTTTCTTTGCCAAATGActttttgtttactttcttggattcaattatttaaaaattattttggtaaGCTTTTAGGATTGCTgcctttaatttgtttatcgAGCAGAATGTTTTCTATTCTACGGTTGGATTGTTCATCAGTGTATTTTGCTCTTTTGCTCTTTGCTAACTATATTTAGTTGTCCAACATGTTGATGATTATCACAATGATTGTAGGGGGCTTAAGGGGAGCCCAACATCACATAGCTACTGAGAAGGATTTCTTTATCCCAGAGGTGATCTTGAGATTCGTTATTATTGAAGAGAGTTCGTTGATATAAAGGAAAGATAACAATGTTTAGAGGAGAGTCTCTTATGCACATTGTGGAGAGAAAAATTGTACACTACTAATATTAATGCTTTTAAAGGGAGCTTAAGCATGTGAAAGGTGAGAGGATCTCAGGGGAGCCTGTGTACATTGAAGTGGGAGTCTCACAAGGGGAGACTAGGTGATTTGAGTTGAACTTTATGTTAGTTACCATAGTAGTTGAGTAGTGGAGATAAAATACTACGTTATAAATGCTTTAACTCTTTAATATAACTGAATTGTCTTTCCCAGAAACACAGCTTACTCCAAAGGTAGGCAGTTTGAttggtattttctttttataattgttgtcTATGGTATTTGTTTGACATTCGTGATTGTATGACAAGTCACCTAAGtgcttttccattttccatatAGTTATTTATCTTGGAAGGCACCTAAATACTACTcgtgaaaaacaaattatgaaaCGAAGTCTATATCACCacacatttttagttttagttatttttcaaTTGATCATCACTTTATTAAACACCAAAGCAAATTGCACACACGGTAGAAGATGttcaatattttagttcaacaatGATGAGATGAGGAAATAAACTATCGACCACATTACcacactaattaattaaatctcGAACATTTTCTCCTGATCTCTACTTGCATACCAGTCTTAACCTCAATGCTACTCATTTTAATCATGGACTTCCGAAAGTTGTAGTCAAATCTTAACCCCAAAAGTCCTCTTAAAGGGCTGATGTACTTTTGGATAATACTTCTAGTTGAATCATCATTCCAAAGCCTTTGGTCTGACTCCAAAACTCCATTTCCATCTTTAATGTTGTTGAAGAAACTAAGATCAAATTTGAACTGGCTGTCTTTGTCCAATGCCACCCTTTTGGTTGCATCTCCATCATTGGGGCAAAGTTCTTTCAACTCTGTTAAGAATGATGGGTTTATGGTTGGGTCTGAGTTGCATGTTGTTGTGAAGTTGTGTAAACGATATCTGAAGAACAAGCAATCTGTTTGTCCAATCGTGTGTGCCCCTACCATATATacgaaaaaaattattaattcgATGAAACTGTTACAACGTGTAGTTTCTAATGATTTCAAATTGtataactaatttttatatgaagatattaaaaaaatttaaattttatctaatGGTTATTATCAGAGCAACAATCAtgaatagcaaaaaaaaatcgaaactatttacacaacgaacaaaatttaaacgaaCTACGAAAAATTGCAGCTGAGATAAACCATACCGCACTagtgaaaatattgaataacGACCATATTTCtctacattttttctctttttaaaaaattctttggGTGCAAATAAAATACACTCTAATTTGGATTTAGGGTATGAAAAAGATGTGTACGTCAATCTAGTTTAGTTCATACGgtggaaagaaaaacatttttaccGAGTAAGGTGAGGAGGTCTTGTTCATCAAGGCCCTTTTCTGcaaattttttcttgtggACAGCAATGGACTCGAGTGGAGAAGGTAAGTTTTGGGCTTCGGATTTTGAAGAAACTCTTCCATCTCTTCTTCCTGTGGGCACTGACCAACTTGGCCCTTTACTCTAAAACATGTAAGCAAGtaaacatttataataataatcagcATATTTTAATCCCTATTTCTTTCCGACTAATTAGATTAACATCCAATTTCATcttataaaaaagattggtaatgaaataacaaaaatataagtGGATGAATGTagacaaatttaatacaaaGTTTGCTTAggttttcaaaatgaaaattttctttttatgaaaactttTTAAGAATTCCAAATGTGACCttaataaaagatgaaaacataataattaattatatgttagCTGGAGGATTATTCCATATTTGTTGTGTAAGGTGAGTGATGaacaccaaaataaataatcacaaaaCAGAATCAATGTTTAAGAGAGGAAATAAACACTTATTGGAAAGACTTTTAACTCACTTTATGTGTATTCTTATTCCCTTCCATAATTTAGATTAGAACATTTTAATCCTACTTATAGGATTAGTCACGCGCTTATacaaattcattattttaaatcctacaattaaataatatattgaaattgttaCTAAATTAACTCTAACATTTTAACGTATCATAAAACaagttattaaattaaaacatgtttaattttcaacattctcccttaaaaatgttttctaaaaactCCAAGCAAAGGTTTTTAACTTGTtaaacatattaattttaaggATCTTTTTACATATTCAACTTGAACCTCTTTCCTTAAAATGTAATCTCTGATCAAGTGAAatctttttatcaatgagTTTGCTACAATTCATGAAACACGAGATTCTTCTCTAAAGCAATTGTTGACTTATTGTCTACATGAATCACATTTGAATCATcttgcaaattttttattgtctttaacaaatttcttaACCAAACTGCATAACAGACATATGAAGCTGCAAAAACATATTCTGCCTCACTAGTGGATAATGCCACAACAGGTTGCTTCTTAGAACTCCGAGTAAATGCGTTGTTACCAACAAGGAAAATATATCCACAAGTGCtcttttgataattaattaattagtatctCTAGCCTAGTCATTGTCACAATAGCCTTCAAGCTTGAATACTTTAGATGAAGATTAAATACTGCATAGTTAAGCGTACCTTTGAGgtaaagaagaataaatgCCACTTTCAAATGAGTATAATTGTAGGCGCTTAATTCCACAAATGGGCTCACTAATCCAATGCTGAAAAGAATATCTGGTAgtgttcaaatttaatatctcaaaatttcaaccaaacttttgaaatacgAACGATCAACATCTCATTCTTCAAATTTAGACACTTTGGTCCTAATTTCACTTGGAGTTGTGATAGACTTAGAAATGATCATCTTGAACTTTTCTAGAATTTCTCTAGCATATTGTTATTGAGAGATGAATATACCTTCTTCTGACTACATAACCTCAATCCCAAGATAATATGACATCAACCCAATATCTgtcatttcaaattcttggaTTATCACCTTCTTGAGATCTTCAAACATACTTGTACAATTTTTCTATAGAAATTAAGTCATCCacatacaaaaaagaaaagaaaaaaaaacaccaaaatatgtCCGTGGCCATTAGTCTTAATGTCAAAGAGAATGTTCATAAGGGCTCTTCAAACACCTATTgtcaagaaaatatttattgattatgGTATTCCATATTCTTGGCACTTGTTTCAATCCATTCAACCCGTTccttaaatttagatttttatccCTTTTCACATTTCACAACATAACCAACGAGGGGTTATTCTAAGTAGACTTCTTTTAGATAGCCATTTAAGGATCCTCATTTGACATCCATCTAAAAGACTTCCAATTATTATGAGCATGCAACAAGCGTAATTAGCAATTTTATGGTCTCCAAACGAGCAACGGAAGCAAATATTGTAATCAATGCATTTTCTTTGAGAATAGCCTTTTGAAACTAATCTTGCTTTGTATCTTTCCACTTCTCCCTagctttccatttcttttttatcttgaaCACCCATTTGGCACCTACTACTTTCTTTCCACTTGGAAGGCAAACATTCTTCTTTATAACTTTTATCTCTGCATCTATAgcaatatttcatttttcatcttgtgAAGCTTCTTCAAAGTTCAAAGGTTCACCgtcacaaaatatagaaaagagAGTAAGTtaagtttattattaaaactttGACTTAACTCTTCAGTTTCATCATATATATCTCATAAACTTCTTATGTCACGAAGCTCTTCACTTGAACTTGCAAATGATGAATGTGTGTTTTGTTGTGGTTTGTTTGGCGATATTGGTGATGCtgatataaaagaaatgtcaCTAGATTCATCATGATCAttgggaaaaaacaaaaacttgtaGTAGTCTTTTGGTTCGTCATTCCAATTGCATGATActttttcatcaaacacatctCCGCTTAccaataaaaacatgtttctCACTTTTATCCTCGAGCTTATAGCACTTTTGATAAGGTATATGTGCATAAGCCATACATCCAAATACGCTCAAATGAGTAATGGGTGGTTTTCTTCATGGCCATGCTTGTTGAGAAGTTTTGTTCCACAAGCTTTTAGTAGAGGAACAATTTGACAAGTACACTACACATTCAACAGCCTACGCCCAAAAGTCTTTTGGCATCTTCTTGCTCTAAACATGCTTCAAGCCATGTTAAGTATTGTTCTATTCTTCCTCTCAATAACGCTCTTTTATTGAGGAGTAAATGAAACTGTCATAGGTCAacgaatttcattttctacgcaaaaagttttgaattcatttgGCTCAAAGCTTTTATGTAAtaatcactttctttttcaacaaaagCTTTAAATCTCGAACATGCCAAATACTTATGATTTCTCCTTGACACAATAAACTCTCAAGTTTTTCAGCTGaaaatcattaataaataacaagaaaTAATTACTCTTACCGAAAGAACTTCGTTTCATCGGTCCACAAAGATCAATATGAACTAACTCTAGTGGTCTTCTTGCTCTTGAAGATGATTCTTGTGGAAAAACTCTTCCTTGATTGTTTACCATATACATAAATACAACCTTCACAAATGATCTGAATGTTTGACATATAGTAGCCCTTTCACCATGTTATTCCACGTCAATAGTCTCAAGTCATCAAAGCTCAAATGTCTAAACCATAACTGCCAAATCCACTTTGGATCATTTAAGCATGAGTTCAAACATTTAGCAACAtcaatttgaatgtttaataataacattctATTTTTCGTCATTTGCACTTTAGCAATCATATTGTCATGATTAtctcttataaaaaaactataatactTCATCAAAATATTACCTTTCTCTAAGTGTTGTCCCAAACTCAAAATATTGTTCTTTATATTAGACACATAATAAACATTAGAGATAAACTCAAGCTACCAATTcttcaaattgataaaaaaaattacctttttctttaattgaaatttttttgtggCATCATCGAATACTAAATTTTGCTAGCAACAAACTCATCAAGCTCCAAGAACATCAACTTGCTTCCGCATATATGATTGCTTGTACCGCTATCGAGATACCATGCATTGTATTCACATGCTTCCTCGCTTTCGCAAGCTAGAAGCAGTGATgacttattattttcttcatctttctaaGCATAATTTGCATTTTCTTCAACTCTATTTGTGCACAACTCTTAGGAATAATGGCTAAATTTATGACAACTATAACATTAAACCCATCTTTTGTCAGGGGACGTAAAAAATGGGATCCTATCAACTTGTTCCGACCTAGGATAATAAGCTCATAAGCTTAGTCTTACTTCATCGTcgagaaatgaaagaagacTTCCATCTCCAAGTTTAACTCAGACGTAACTCACTTCTTTTTGGGTGTGAAGTAGTGTCAAACCAAAATACCCAACAAGCATTAGCTCACCCTGAACACGAATAGTTTTGTCTTCCACGACCTCTTGATgaatttgagtttgaattactctttatcaaattttctttgacCATAGTTTAACTCAACCTCGGCCTGTGAAATTACCACATCCACGATTGCCACTACGTCCTTTGATAACAATTGTGCCTTTTTTCTAAGTGGTCTTTCTATCTTTCAATTGCAACTTTGATTGAAAAGAGTTGCTCAGTTGTATGCTTGTTCGTCTTGAGAAGCCTCTCTTCATGGACTTGTAAAGAGCTAAGTAGTCAACGGACATTGTACTCAAATTCTTTGATTCTTTAATAGCTACAAcgatgaaattgaattttttgtctaatatatgaacaaattaaattgtcTTTTCTACTACTTGCTCATCACTTATTGTCTCACCCATAtcttattatttcatttactaCTACTAGCAATCTTGAAGTATAATTTGATACTAATTCAGACTTCTTAATAGGCAGCGACTCATAATCACCTCTTAATTTTTGAAGATGAAACATTCTTGACTCAATCTACTCCTTTATACTTATTCTCCAAAATTTGCGATGCTTGATGTGCAATAGTTGCTCCATAAATATTCTCACATTTTGAATCATCAATGACTTGATGAATGATGGTGAGAGCCTTTtgatctttctttcttgtattttgtaaaGTTTCTCTCAGCTTGACTCAAAGTCGTATCACTTTCTGGTTATTCATAGccattattaattaacaatgtCCACACATCTTGTGAACCAAGTAGAGGTTTCATTTGAGATCTAATATTATATAGTCTAAGCCATGAAAAGATACATAGTATTACCAAGTCAACGGCATCACGGGCAGCCAAAGCAAGAATATCTGCACAAGAGACAATGCCAGGACACTCAGCTTCAAGCTCTGATTTTGCATCTTCAATTACTTCAAACCCTCTTAATCCAAGGTTTGGCAAAGCATTTCTCTCAGCCAAATTACCCGAAATCAACACTGAACCATCACACCCCTGccaatatgtataaaaaaaccCATTACTATTATATACAATGATTCTCGTAAGTTAACTacaattaaaaaccaaatgatgAAGAGCAATAACCTGCACAAAACAGTCGTGAAAATGAAGCCTCAATAACCCAGCTGCAATGGTAGGATCGGTATTCATGTACGATTCAACCGTATTTCTCACTATAGATTGATTCTGCTTTTGgacatgaaaaagaataaaacccATTTCTTAGCTCACCATTTACTCCCAAACCCATCATTAAAATTCCCAAAATTATGAACAAACCATCTTTCTGTCCAGCCATTATGATATCTAACAACTGATCAATATGCTGTTGATCTTATTTCTATGTTTGTGTGTTCCaacataatattttcatacttgtgtgtgtatatataatatacatgCTGTTTAGTTAatcattgttttattttagtgaataatcttttttttatgagtGTTTCTGTGTTTGATAGTGGGAATACGCGTGGGATCAATGAGTTTTACTAGCAGTGGAGTGGTATGGCTTCTCTCTAATTGagtaattaataaatactAATGGAAAAGGGcttttttatcattcaaaaTGTAACGAAAGGTGTATTTGCATGTGCAAATTTTTGTAGTGACAAATATGCGCTTCATATGAATAAATTATAGCCATTGGTCTTTCCACTTAggttgattgatttttttttaattcgtAATGGTGGTTATATTGACCACCATGTTCctcaacacattttttttgtaatataaattgAGGAAGAAACTTTGGTTGCACGGATCTGAATGGGAGAATTTTCTCTAATAATACacttagtttagttttttaagataattgtaattgatgaccgtttaataaacaataattaaagatatatcaatatttttaaaatattataaatataacaaaactattgcTAGTATACttgtatcgttgatagacttgtatgatctatcggtgatagactaatatttacaacatagtctatcggtgatagacttgtatcattgatagaatttgacaaattttgctacaaATTtagatagaatttgacaaattgtGCAGAGTTAACTCTTCCGATACTCATCTTCCTCTATGTATTCTCTCCAGAAAAACTCTCCAAAAATTTCCTACAAGGTTCCCACAAATTAATCTCTAGCTCAAATGATAGGAAGGTTTTCAAGTGGCAGTACTGCTCtaactactacaaaaacaggctctcttgacgtttttaaactgtcaaaAGAAGGctttcttgacggttttaaaaccgtcgtTGAAGCCAGCGTCAAGAAAGGCAAAGTTCTTGACGATtgattaaacgtcaagaatagtgaacgttgacgttttataaacgtcaagtatacttATGTTCATGACGTTTTAGAACCGTCAAGACTGGTattatttatgacattttaaaaccgtcaaggaTGAACtgatttatgacattttaaacccgtcaagaattttaagagtcatgacattttaaaacggTCAAGAATGTAATTGTTCTTGACATTTGTCAACCGtaaaaaatgcaattgttcatgatagtttaaaaccgtcaagcttgcaattgttcatgacagtttaaaaccgtcaagcattttttaattttttttaaaaaaataatttgtaattgaattatgcTGTAATGGAACGATGATTGTCCTATAATTGTCCTGGAATTGTCCAAAAACAGTTTcatagatatttgatattcatccaatatagtttcaaatctcaaaaatatataaataaaaacattcaccatatataatattcaattccaagactttacatatacataatgaaATAGGCTTTACATTAGATTTCATATGGCATTACATTGGCATGAATTCAAATTACGAAtgaacccccccccccccctccatatgaacaattcaaaagaattataggCTAAAGTTTCTATACATAAAGTTTGAGGTCATAAAGAAGCGACACAACAAAAAACTTCCTACTTCATGTAAGTTTATGACCTTAAActttaacaaaaaacaaaccGTCAAACACTGATcagaatcacaaaatattagtCATAGTCATATGTAAGAACCCAAAAAGTCAGCTAACTCAACTCACACCTCGTCTAGTTCTGCCTGTGAGTATGATCTTCGTGTAtcaatctatatataa
This genomic interval carries:
- the LOC101221881 gene encoding LOW QUALITY PROTEIN: peroxidase 25 (The sequence of the model RefSeq protein was modified relative to this genomic sequence to represent the inferred CDS: deleted 1 base in 1 codon), translating into MAGQKDGLFIILGILMMGLGVNGELRNGFYSFSCPKAESSIVRNTVESYMNTDPTIAAGLLRLHFHDCFVQGCDGSVLISGNLAERNALPNLGLRGFEVIEDAKSELEAECPGIVSCADILALAARDAVDLSKGPSWSVPTGRRDGRVSSKSEAQNLPSPLESIAVHKKKFAEKGLDEQDLLTLLGAHTIGQTDCLFFRYRLHNFTTTCNSDPTINPSFLTELKELCPNDGDATKRVALDKDSQFKFDLSFFNNIKDGNGVLESDQRLWNDDSTRSIIQKYISPLRGLLGLRFDYNFRKSMIKMSSIEVKTGMQVEIRRKCSRFN